The Alkalihalophilus pseudofirmus nucleotide sequence AGTGAGCTTGAGCCGTAATCCGTTTGCATTTTTAAATCGGCTAAGCGGTCAATCACAGATTCTGGTCCGACAACCCAGCCGATCCTTAGTCCAGGTGCAAGTGTTTTAGATAAGCTGCCTACATAAAGAACATTTCCATATGTATCACTTGCTTTAAGCGGTTTAGGCGGCTTTTCATCGATCCATAAATCACCGTATACATCATCCTCAATAATTGGTATTTGCTCGTCCTCACATAGCTGCATTAATTGTTCACGTCTTCTCTTGCCCATTACATAGCCAGTTGGGTTATGAAAAGTCGGGATGGTATATAAAACAGAATGTCCTTTTGAGTTATGCAGATCTTTCATACCTTTAGGAATAGGACCTTCTAAGTCTGCAGGTATAGTTGCTAATTTCATCCCGCCTGATTGAAAGATAGAGAGTGATAGTACATAAGAAGGCCTATCTACGTAAACAGTTGAGCCCTTATTTAATAGCCCAATTGATATTAGCTGTAACGCCTGGAGGGCTCCGGATACAATTAGTACAGACGATGGTGATGCTTGAATCCCTTTTGATTTCAGAAGATTGCATATTTCTTCTCGTAACTTAAGATTTCCTTTCGGTTCCTCATACCCAAGTGAAAGTAAAGTCGACGAGACGTTTTGTACAAGCTTCTGAAATGCTTCTTGTGGAAATAGATCAGGTGAAAGTTCACTTTTTCCTAATTGTATAAGTTCGTTTTTTGATTCTAATTCATTGATCATCTTGACCGTTTTCATACTTTCCTTATGCATACCTAGCGTTATATTGCCGCTCCAATTAATCGGTTTATCTACTTTCATAAGAGACCAAGTATTATTGGCGACAATCGTTCCTTTGCCTACATGTGACACTAACAATCCATTAGCTTTTAATTCTTCAATCGCAGTGATAATGGTGCTTCTATTAACTTGAAAAAGATTAGCTAACTCACGCTGGCTCGGAATTTGGCTCCCGATGGTCCATTCGCCGCCTGTAATTTTTGCGGTGATTAAATTCATCACCTGCTTATATTTTGCCTGCTTCACCTGATACCCTCCTCACCCTAAATTGGTTGGGTTTTTATTTTCTGACTGGTTGGAGACATTGTACCATTTGCCTTCTACAATAGAAATCAATGAGACAGATTGGTTGGTAATTTAAGGGGGATATATATGAATCGAAAGGCTTTTATTATGGCGTCTATTACCATTTTAATATGGGGTTCAACATTTGCGGCGATTCGTGCGAGCTTACAAGGAGGATATGATGCGGGGCATTTAGTGTTAGTGCGTTACCTCATTGCTTCAAGCTTATTTTTACTCTATGCTTTGTGGCCAAAGGTAAGCTTTAAGCTTCCCCACACACGTGACCTCCTACGTATTGTTGTACTAGGCTGGGTCGGCATCAGCCTCTATCATATCGGGGTCACTTTTGGGATGGAGACCGTTTCAGCAGGGACAGCTGGAATGTTGATTGGTGCAGCACCTATATTTACTGCATTAATTGCTCTAATCGGATTGAAAGAAAGGCCGAATGCTGCAGGCTGGTTTGGGCTAATCGTTGGATTTGTGGGGATTTTATTAATTACGCTAGGCTCAGGCGAAGGCTTATCAATTTCTAAGGGTGCTTTTTTTGTTTTAATGGCTGCAGTGGCGACTTCAATCTTTTTTGTGTTTCAAAAGCCACTATTAACTCGCTACAGTCCGATTGAATTAACAGCCTATTTTACTTGGGCAGGAACGATTCCTTTTTTTCTTTTTGCACCAGGGCTTGTCACTTCTCTTCAACAAGCAAGTCTTGAAGCACATCTAGCAGCTTTATTTGTAGGGATTTTTCCGGCGGGCATCGCTTATGTAACATGGGCCATTGCGTTATCCAATGGGAATGCTGGTGCTGTGACGAGCATGATGTATGCCGAACCTGTGATTGCGGTTATCGTCGCATGGCTTTGGCTGAGTGAATGGCCAGCTGCCCTTTCTTTATTCGGTGGCGCGGTAGCATTGTCAGGTGTATTGATTGTACAGCTTTTAGGAAGCAGGCCCAGAAAAATCAACAATAAGGCTGCGTGAAGAAGAAAAGCCTGAGTAGAGTCTACTCGGGCTTAATTCTTCTTTTTTACTAACAGGGATATAAGAATAGCTGCACTTAAAGAAAATAGTAAAAATAGCGGGAAATAATTAGTTACAAAGTTCCCTGATTCTTCTTCTTGTTTCGTGGCTTTAACTGGTGTAAATTCTTCTTCAAGAGATAGATCTTTATAGTCATCCTCTGAATCAACTTGAGTGACTGGACTGCATGGGCTGTTTATAAATTGGTCATCGTCAACACTTAAGTAAATCAGATAGGTCTGATCCTTTTGGAATTCATAGCCCCAAGTAAAGTCCACTTGCATCTCCAGTGCGGAAGGTACTTGTTGCTTCCAGCTCTTAACCACTTCTACTTCAACCGGATACATATAATCATGTGGTTTTTTATTTAGATTAGTAACTTTTCCGATAATAGCAAGATCAAAATAATTGATTACAGGCTCTTCAAACTCAATGCAGCTAAGGGCATGAGTTGAATTGAGCGATAAAACAGTTAGCATTACGATCAAGAAGGTCAGCGGAACGAGTTTTTTTATCATTAGATCCCTCTTCCCCATCATTGATTAATTGGTTGATTTAGAATTACTTGATTTCTTGAATCATCTCTACTCGATTACCGAATGGATCTCTAAACTCAAAGCGTTCAAAGCCAGGAATCGGCACTGAATCAAGAATCTCAATCTTGTTCTCTGATAAACGATCTCTCCAAAAAGAAATATCTTCTACATGGTAGGCAACATGCGCTTTTGTTGATAGTCTGTCAAAGCCTTCTTCTGTTCCTACATGTACTTGCAGGCTGCCAGCTTCAAGCCAAAAGCCGCCTCTTCCTTTTAGTGACTCAGGTTTTTCTACTTCTTTAAGCCCTAGAATATTGCAGTAAAAGGACTTCCCTTCTTCCTCTGCTCCTTTTGGTATCGTTATCTGAACGTGATCTACCCCTAAAATCATATATATTCCTCCTGCTCGATTAGTAATCTCACTTTTATTATAGCAGAAAATTCCAATATTCTTAGGGTTGGTAGATAATTAGGTTTTAGTCAGCTGCTAATTGATTCGAAGTTGAATAGTTAAGTAGTAATAAAGTAAATACATGTATCCGTCAGCTTGCTGCCGTCTGCGGACCTATCTTCGTTCTTTAAAAGGGGCACGTAAGCATAATCTTTCCGTTTGAAATGATTTAGGTGCTTTTCTTCGTATGGTATTCATTGTTTTTCATCCTATTCTTAGTCTTTATACAGTTGTAAACTTATCTGATGAACATATAACGTCACTGCATTGATTAAAGTTACAAAGTCTACCAACATTTATTCTTATAACGAAATAAGCCAAACCTATTACGGTTTGACTTCTACCTAACTTTAGCTATTAGATTCTTTTCATATGCTCTAACACATAATCAATTTCTTCTTTTATTGTGTACTTTCCTAGACTAAATCGTATCGCTCCCATTCCCTCTTCTTCACTTACTCCCATCTCGCTTAACACGGGTGAAAGGGTTACTTCCCCTGCATGACAGGCAGAGCCTGTTGATGCGGCAACTTGTGACAGCTGTGCTAATACCTCTTGGCCGATACGACCGATCATATTAATATTCAGCGTGTTTGGCAGGCGGTGGTCAGGGTGGCCGTTTAATGAGATCTTCTCTTGAAAATATTCCTTTAATTCTCCCCAGAAATAGTCTCGCAGCTGCTTGATTTCCTCGTTTTGATGCAAGTTTACTTTTGCTAACCTGCACGCTTCCCCTAAGGCTGCTGCAAAGATTACATTTTCCGTACCAGCGCGCAACCCTCGTTCATGCCCGGCACCATGCATAAAATTGCTCAGTTTAACTCCCTCTCGTATGTATAGCGCTCCAATTCCTTTAGGGGCATAAAGTTTATGTCCTGCGAAGGTTAATAGATCTACATGTAAGTCATCTACGTCGATCTCAAGTTTTCCAAGAGATTGTGACGCGTCAGTATGAAATAGAATTCCTCGTTCTTTAGCCAGCTTTCCTATTTCTTTGATCGGTTGAATGGTTCCAACCTCGTTATTTGAGTGCATAACCGAAATGAGAATGGTATCCTCTGTTATTGCTTGTTCAATTTCATCAGGATCTACACGGCCATACTCATCGACGCTAACATAGGTGATTTTTGCGCCTTGCTGTGATAAGTAGCGGCAAGGCTCTATAACAGCAGGATGTTCAATGCTTGTTGTAATAATATGGTTACCTTGATCTTTGTAATGATCATAGACTCCTTTTAACGCATGGTTGTTAGATTCTGTCCCTCCGCTTGTGAATATGAGCTCTTCAGGGTTTGCCCCGATTAGGTCTGCCATTTGAGTTCTCGCCTGCTCAACTGCCCTTTTTGCATTTCTTCCAAACTGGTGCATGGCGGAAGGGTTTCCAAAATCATTTTCTAATAAGGGCAGCATGACCTGGCGTACTTCAGGTGCAATCGGAGTACTTGCATTGTAATCTAAATAGACTTGCCTCATCGTCTAACATCCTTTCAACGTATTATCGACTCATGCTTTTATGAAGGCTGCTCGCTTTTCTTAACCGTTTATACAAAAAGTCTGGATTAGAAGCTAAGATGACACCGGTTAAAATCGCAGCTCCACCGATCACCTGATTCAGTGTTAATGTTTCTGCGCCAATTACAACAGCAATAATCGCTGTAAACAAAACAATCAGGTGAAGAAAATTTGATGATTTAGCCGGACCGACTTGAATAATTCCCTCGTTCCAGCACACAAACGACACAATGCTTGGAAAAATAGCAAGATAAACAACACCTAAGATCACCTCTAGCGGCAGTTCTGAAATTGCTACCGGTGCGTAGGTTCGTTCAAATAAGAAAAAAGGAAAGAGCCCGATCATGCCGATGTACATTGTAACGAGAAATGTCGGGCGCTTTGGCAGCCCGCCGCTGAATTTTTTCATGACAACCGAATAAATGGACCAGCAAAAAACACCGACTAACACGATAAGGTCTCCCGGGTTAAAGGTCAAGCTGAGCAAGCGCTCAAAACTTCCCTGTGAGATAACGATAATGACTCCAATAAGAGAGACGATCACTCCAGCAAATTGAACCGTTGAAAAACGTTCTTTTAAGAAGAATACAGATAAGATAACGATTAATAATGGTGACAGCGAATTAACGAGCGATGCATTGATTGATGTGGTGTATTGAATGGCTATGTAAATTAATGAATTAAAGCCTGCAACGCCCGTAAACGCCATAAGCGTAAGTACTTTCCAATGCGCCATAAGCACCTTCTTGTGTTGTTTCAGCTCTTTGTAGACAAATGGCAAAAAGAATAGGCTTGCCAACGTCCATCTTATTAAGGAAAGCTGCAACGGGGGAACATATTCTACGATCAAGCGGCTGAAAACAAAATTAGTACCCCAAAAAAACGTTGCTAATACTAATAAGAAATAAGGATATCGCTGAATGGTTGATAAGATTGCATTCACCTTAAAGCCCCCTCTAGTACATTAACTGATAAAAGTATTTTAATAAGGATAACATATTTCGGGAGTCTAGTGTTTGAATAGTCTAACAGAAATAGAATAGAGCTTGGGTTATTTGGTTGTTTGTTAAGGATAGGAATAAAGCATTAATCTACTCATTTAGAAACTCACTGAAAAAGTTCCCACCTGCCAAAGTTGTTGACTTCCGCTGCAGGGACTCGCTTTCCGCGGGCGGACCGGGAGCCTCCTCGTCGTTACACTCCTTTGGGGTCTCCCATGGTCAACGCACATTCCGCAGGAGTCTGGTCCCTTCCGCTCCAATCAACGAAGGAAGGAGGTTGCATAGTGCTCCTATTTTTATAAGCAGCTGTCCAATGACCTTAAAAGATGAACTCAAGGACGTCTGCTTTTTTAACATTTGAACTGAACCATAACTAAATCACTCCTCATAATAATTGCATAAAGCAATAACCTAGCGGATGAACTATACGGAGACTTCTACGGGGCCTAGAGCAGGAGTGAGATCCCACAGGGCGTTGCCCGAGGAAGCTCACTAGCTCCCCGTGAAAAGCGTAGTAAAGTTCAGGAGCGGCGATCCTGCGGAAATACGAAGTGATAATGAGGTACTTCTAGGTAAAAAGCCTAGAGTAAACTCTAAGCTTCTAGTCGACAATGTTTACTTATTATTATAATGATTTCATTTCTATGAGCCCAAGGCACACGCCGGTCGGATCCACAATATAGGTCATATAAAAATCATCAAATTCCATCTTTTCTCTTAAAACCATTGCGCCATGTTCGATTGCTTTACCGATGGTTTCATCAAGACTATCCACTTGTATTTGGATTCTTGTCCCGTGAGGAAAATCTCTCGGGCCTTTACTGATGCCGCCTATAAGAGCGTTTTGTTCCGCAGTTGTTTGATATTGAACAGATCTATAATCCCAATGAGGTTCTGAAACCTCCCACCCAAATACTTCCGTATAAAAAGCTGCAGCTTTTTCTGGTTGTTGACTGCTGATTTCAAAACCGATTACTTTGCCCATAGTCTATCTCCTCACTAGTATTTGTTTGTATTAATTTTTCTTTCCTTGCTTGATTCAGAAATGCGTATTCCAATATATAGTAATTATATCATGTGAAATATTAAATCTAACAGATCTTGTTTTAAAGCCTAGAAAAAAGATACTCATAATGAATGAGTATCTCTACATCGTTGTTGTCTTCTGATCGTACTGCAACACTCTCTTCTTTCTTTTTCTATAAATAATCGCGTTGATTTCTGCTCCGACGACGAGAATGATGCCGATTAAAAAGAACCATAGCATTAAGATAAATATCCCGCCTAAACTTCCGTAGGTCTCTGAATAATTTCCAAAGTTACTGATGTAAACTGAAAAGCCTAATGAAGTCAGCTGCCATGATAGAGTTGAGAACACTGCACCAGGTAAGGCATGTTTAAAAGGTGTTTTCACATTCGGTGCAAAATGATATAGTGCAGCAAATATAATCACAGTAATTGTAATACTAAGAGCCCAGCGAAGAACCCTAAATAAAACCTCCATCTCAACTGGCAAATGACCGAATGATTTAATAAAATTGATGATCGTATCTCCAAACACTGGTAATATGAGAGCAACTAAGAAGGCTACAATCATTCCTAATGTTAGGGCGATTGATAACAATCTTGCTTTAATAAAAGAGCGGGTTTCTTTTACGTTGTATGCCTCGTTTTGAGCTTGAATAAATGCATTCATTCCGTTTGAAGCAGACCAAATGGTGCCAATTATCCCTACCGTAAGAAGCCCTCCTCTCTGTTCTGTCAGGATGCTGAGAATTTGTTCTTCAAATACAAGGAACGTATCATCAGGCATAATGCTTGAGATCACGCCCATTGCTTGGTCAGGATCAAAGTTTAAATAAGGGATGATAGAGAAGATAAGGATAAGCATTGGTATGAAAGATAAAATATAATAATAGGCTTGTGCGGCTGCGAGCAGTGGTACATTATCATTGGAAAACTCCGTAGCCAATGCTTTGCCATATGAGATGATCTTTTTCATAAAGTCCTCCTACAAAGATTGTTTCTCTTTCCTTTCCCTCTTTTACCCTTCATAACCCTAAAGTTTAATTTGTGCACAAATACAAAAAAAGAGATGGATATCAGTAATGACAACCATCTCTTACAATTAATTTATTACTCTAGCTAGTGCTTGGGATAAGGAGGAAAAAGATTTCACTTCATTAAATCTGATGCCCAGTTGAACTGCTGTTTGTGCGATTTCTGGTCGCATTCCAGATAAACTTGTCTCTGTACCGATCAATTCTAGACCACTAATGACATGGAAAATTTGATTGGCTACCATTGTATCGATAATCGGCACACCAGATAAATCAATAACAAGATGTTCCACTTGTAAGTCATTACATTGCTTCAATGTTTTATCAAATATGATTTTAGCGCGGTATGTATCAATATCTCCAACTAATGGCAGAATTGCAATTTGGTCTTTAATAAGAATAACAGGTGAGCTAAGCTCTGTAATCATTTCCTGCTGTGATTGCAATAGTCGTTCCTGCTCTTGTAAATGACGTTTACTGAACTCTTGAATAAGCGCTTTAAAGGCTTTTCGAACAACTTGATGCCATTCATTCACTTCTTCGTGAGAAGGGTTGTTATCTAGATACTCTACGTAATCTTGAATTAAATCATGGTATAGAAATTTCACATTAAAAAATTCGCCAATAATTTGGTCTAATGGAGTATTGAGATGAGATTGATCTTTTGCAATTTCATCTAACCATTCATTAAACCTTGCGTGTGTATCCGTGGCATTTTCATTAAATAATTCACAAAAATTAACGTGAAATTGATGATTTTGTTCCTTTAACTGGTTAATTTCTTTTTCACTTTTCGAACCATACACACCTTCAAGTGAGTTATCTAGGTTCGCATACCATTGTTCTGTCAGATCCCAAGTTCTCTCTTTAAAAAATTCATACATGCTTTGCATTCCTATTACCCCTTTTTTTATCATTAATTCTATTTTGCTATGTAGGTTTAAAATTAGCAAGCTTTTATCTATTACCTGTTTATTAACATTTGTAAACACAAAAACAAATTATGTTAATATATAGTAGCATAAACCAATATCCGGGATTAGTAGAAGAGGAGAAAAAATGATAAGAACAATAAGTATAGTGTTTAGTATAATACCAGCCGCTTTTTTGTTTCATTTTTATGAGTTCGGCCAAAACCTTACGCAAGAGGATGCGGACTTTTTATTTATAGGGTCCTTATTGTATGTCGTTACAGCAGGTATTCTCTCAACTAAATTAGAGGTTAAGTTCTTATTGGCTGCTAATCTAGTTCATTTAGTTCTCTCGGTTGTTCTAGCGATGTTTTTCTTACCAACTGAAACGAGCTGGTTTAATCCTGTTGGCAGAGATCTAGCTGTCGCATTTACTGCATTATTCTTTATAGCGGGAATATGGTTCGTGCGGTATGTAAGTTCGAGCATTCAATCTACGAGAAAGAAAAACAACGCTTAAGCACATGCTTAAGCGTTGTTGGATTTGTTTATTCATCTTGTTTATTCATCATCATTCATTTTCATTAACCGTAAGCTGTTCAGTGTAACTAACAATGTGGCTCCCATATCGGCAAATATAGCCATCCATAACGTCAACCAGCCGGGAACGATTAAAAGAAGAGCAAATGCCTTAATCGCAAGGGAAAAGGTAATGTTTTGCTTAATAATCTTGAGTGCTTTGCGGCTTAATTGGATCGTATAAGGAAGTTTGCTGAGATCATCTGACATTAGAGCGATATCTGCGGTTTCAAGCGCAGTATCTGTTCCTGCACCGCCCATCGCCACTCCTACAGTTGATGCCGCAAGTGACGGTGCATCATTTACCCCGTCACCAACCATTGCAACACGCTGGTGCTGTTGGCTGAGCCCTCTAATATAGGTTAGCTTATCTTCTGGCAGGAGATCTGCTTGAATGTCTTTAACCCCTATCTGCTTGCCGATCGCCTCAGCTGTTCTTTTATTATCGCCTGTCAGCATCACTGTATCGACACCGATTCGATTAAGCTTTTGAATGACCTCTTTAGATGATTCTCTTACTTCGTCTGCCACAGCAATTAAAGAGAAAATGTCATTTTCTGTCCCTACGACCATCACTGTCTTACCTTCGTTTTGCAGCTTGATGGTTTGATCGTGAATAGCTGGGTCATTACCTTCATGCAGGTCATGAAATAAGGCAGGACTTCCTACATAATACTGAATACCATCTACCTTTGCTTTTACTCCTTTACCGGTGAGTGATTGAAACTCTTCAACTTGCACCGCATGAAAGTCTAACCCAGACTCCTCGGCTTTACGCATAATAGCTGAAGCCAGCGGGTGCTGGGATCCTTTTTCAATTGCTGCAGTAATAGATAAGATCTCGGCTTCTTCGCCGTTTAATGTCACCATATCTGTAACAGTTGGGACCCCTTTAGTTAATGTACCGGTTTTATCAAAAGCAATCGCACGCAATGCACCTGCTTCTTCTAAATAAACACCGCCTTTAATTAACACTCCGTTACGAGCAGCATTTCCGATTGCTGTAACGACTGCAATCGGCGTTGAGACAACAAGTGCACAAGGGCATCCGACAACAAGCGTCGCAAGGCCAAGGTAAATCCACTCACTCCACTCCCCGCCAAGCATTGTCGGCGGAATCACAACAATAAGTGCCGCGAGCAGGATAATAGCCGGTGTATAGTATTTGGCAAATTTATCGACAAAGGCTTGGGATGGAGCCTTTTCTGCTTGAGCTTCTTCAACTAAATGAATAATCTTCGCAATCGTTGTGTCTTCTACCCGCTTCGTTACTTTAACCTCAAGCAGACCTTCTTCGTTTAATGTCCCAGCAAATACTTCATCATCCACCAATCGCATCACAGGAACACTTTCTCCTGTAATGGCTGCTTGGTTAATCGTAGACATGCCTTTAACGACAACCCCGTCCATCGCAAGCTTCTGACCAGGCTTAACAATCATAATGTCACCAATCTCGATCTCATCTACATTGACCAGCATTTCTTTCCCTGTCCGGCGAATGAGAGCTTCATTAGGTGCAATATCCATGAGTGAGGCGATCGATTGTCTTGCTTTATCCATTGAATACCGCTCAAGTGCTTCACTAATGGCAAATAAAATGACAACGACTGCTCCTTCAATCCACTCGCCAATGAACGCGGCACCTATGATGGCAATTGTCATTAATGTGCTCATATCAAATTTTAATCGAATGAGATTATTCAGCCCTTTTATAAATAACGTATAACCGCCAATAATAATTGAGAGGATAATCAACATCAATGGCAGGGTGCTTCCTTCTTCGACCATATAATCAGCTAGAAAACTCGTCAGTAATAAAGCAATGGCAATATATACTTTAATCGTCGTTTTCTGCTTCCAAAACGGAATGCGAGGTTCAGCTTTTTCATGTTCATCTCTAAGCTGGAGGTTTTCAAATGCTCCTGCTTTCTCAAGTTCTTCTATATTGACTGTGCCTGTCACTGTAATCTTTGACGCTCCAAAGTTCACTTTTGCATCAGAAACACCATCCAGGTGCTTCACGTTCTCTTCGAACGTTTTGGCACAGCCTGCTCAGGAAAAGCCCTGAACACGATAGGTT carries:
- a CDS encoding VOC family protein; this translates as MGKVIGFEISSQQPEKAAAFYTEVFGWEVSEPHWDYRSVQYQTTAEQNALIGGISKGPRDFPHGTRIQIQVDSLDETIGKAIEHGAMVLREKMEFDDFYMTYIVDPTGVCLGLIEMKSL
- a CDS encoding heavy metal translocating P-type ATPase, which gives rise to MTEVRARQSEEESKTYRVQGFSUAGCAKTFEENVKHLDGVSDAKVNFGASKITVTGTVNIEELEKAGAFENLQLRDEHEKAEPRIPFWKQKTTIKVYIAIALLLTSFLADYMVEEGSTLPLMLIILSIIIGGYTLFIKGLNNLIRLKFDMSTLMTIAIIGAAFIGEWIEGAVVVILFAISEALERYSMDKARQSIASLMDIAPNEALIRRTGKEMLVNVDEIEIGDIMIVKPGQKLAMDGVVVKGMSTINQAAITGESVPVMRLVDDEVFAGTLNEEGLLEVKVTKRVEDTTIAKIIHLVEEAQAEKAPSQAFVDKFAKYYTPAIILLAALIVVIPPTMLGGEWSEWIYLGLATLVVGCPCALVVSTPIAVVTAIGNAARNGVLIKGGVYLEEAGALRAIAFDKTGTLTKGVPTVTDMVTLNGEEAEILSITAAIEKGSQHPLASAIMRKAEESGLDFHAVQVEEFQSLTGKGVKAKVDGIQYYVGSPALFHDLHEGNDPAIHDQTIKLQNEGKTVMVVGTENDIFSLIAVADEVRESSKEVIQKLNRIGVDTVMLTGDNKRTAEAIGKQIGVKDIQADLLPEDKLTYIRGLSQQHQRVAMVGDGVNDAPSLAASTVGVAMGGAGTDTALETADIALMSDDLSKLPYTIQLSRKALKIIKQNITFSLAIKAFALLLIVPGWLTLWMAIFADMGATLLVTLNSLRLMKMNDDE
- a CDS encoding DMT family transporter, with translation MNAILSTIQRYPYFLLVLATFFWGTNFVFSRLIVEYVPPLQLSLIRWTLASLFFLPFVYKELKQHKKVLMAHWKVLTLMAFTGVAGFNSLIYIAIQYTTSINASLVNSLSPLLIVILSVFFLKERFSTVQFAGVIVSLIGVIIVISQGSFERLLSLTFNPGDLIVLVGVFCWSIYSVVMKKFSGGLPKRPTFLVTMYIGMIGLFPFFLFERTYAPVAISELPLEVILGVVYLAIFPSIVSFVCWNEGIIQVGPAKSSNFLHLIVLFTAIIAVVIGAETLTLNQVIGGAAILTGVILASNPDFLYKRLRKASSLHKSMSR
- a CDS encoding PLP-dependent aminotransferase family protein codes for the protein MKQAKYKQVMNLITAKITGGEWTIGSQIPSQRELANLFQVNRSTIITAIEELKANGLLVSHVGKGTIVANNTWSLMKVDKPINWSGNITLGMHKESMKTVKMINELESKNELIQLGKSELSPDLFPQEAFQKLVQNVSSTLLSLGYEEPKGNLKLREEICNLLKSKGIQASPSSVLIVSGALQALQLISIGLLNKGSTVYVDRPSYVLSLSIFQSGGMKLATIPADLEGPIPKGMKDLHNSKGHSVLYTIPTFHNPTGYVMGKRRREQLMQLCEDEQIPIIEDDVYGDLWIDEKPPKPLKASDTYGNVLYVGSLSKTLAPGLRIGWVVGPESVIDRLADLKMQTDYGSSSLSQHVAAEWLKSETYELHLAKVREELKIRRNIALNALSKHLSSVAEWNVPKGGFFIWLKFLPPVQNKHLFEKALSAGILINPGNIYDKHSTQYIRLSYGFAAYEEIETGIRKLGEMLKNI
- a CDS encoding VOC family protein, whose amino-acid sequence is MILGVDHVQITIPKGAEEEGKSFYCNILGLKEVEKPESLKGRGGFWLEAGSLQVHVGTEEGFDRLSTKAHVAYHVEDISFWRDRLSENKIEILDSVPIPGFERFEFRDPFGNRVEMIQEIK
- a CDS encoding cysteine desulfurase family protein yields the protein MRQVYLDYNASTPIAPEVRQVMLPLLENDFGNPSAMHQFGRNAKRAVEQARTQMADLIGANPEELIFTSGGTESNNHALKGVYDHYKDQGNHIITTSIEHPAVIEPCRYLSQQGAKITYVSVDEYGRVDPDEIEQAITEDTILISVMHSNNEVGTIQPIKEIGKLAKERGILFHTDASQSLGKLEIDVDDLHVDLLTFAGHKLYAPKGIGALYIREGVKLSNFMHGAGHERGLRAGTENVIFAAALGEACRLAKVNLHQNEEIKQLRDYFWGELKEYFQEKISLNGHPDHRLPNTLNINMIGRIGQEVLAQLSQVAASTGSACHAGEVTLSPVLSEMGVSEEEGMGAIRFSLGKYTIKEEIDYVLEHMKRI
- a CDS encoding DMT family transporter, which produces MNRKAFIMASITILIWGSTFAAIRASLQGGYDAGHLVLVRYLIASSLFLLYALWPKVSFKLPHTRDLLRIVVLGWVGISLYHIGVTFGMETVSAGTAGMLIGAAPIFTALIALIGLKERPNAAGWFGLIVGFVGILLITLGSGEGLSISKGAFFVLMAAVATSIFFVFQKPLLTRYSPIELTAYFTWAGTIPFFLFAPGLVTSLQQASLEAHLAALFVGIFPAGIAYVTWAIALSNGNAGAVTSMMYAEPVIAVIVAWLWLSEWPAALSLFGGAVALSGVLIVQLLGSRPRKINNKAA
- a CDS encoding YihY/virulence factor BrkB family protein is translated as MKKIISYGKALATEFSNDNVPLLAAAQAYYYILSFIPMLILIFSIIPYLNFDPDQAMGVISSIMPDDTFLVFEEQILSILTEQRGGLLTVGIIGTIWSASNGMNAFIQAQNEAYNVKETRSFIKARLLSIALTLGMIVAFLVALILPVFGDTIINFIKSFGHLPVEMEVLFRVLRWALSITITVIIFAALYHFAPNVKTPFKHALPGAVFSTLSWQLTSLGFSVYISNFGNYSETYGSLGGIFILMLWFFLIGIILVVGAEINAIIYRKRKKRVLQYDQKTTTM
- a CDS encoding STAS domain-containing protein, with product MQSMYEFFKERTWDLTEQWYANLDNSLEGVYGSKSEKEINQLKEQNHQFHVNFCELFNENATDTHARFNEWLDEIAKDQSHLNTPLDQIIGEFFNVKFLYHDLIQDYVEYLDNNPSHEEVNEWHQVVRKAFKALIQEFSKRHLQEQERLLQSQQEMITELSSPVILIKDQIAILPLVGDIDTYRAKIIFDKTLKQCNDLQVEHLVIDLSGVPIIDTMVANQIFHVISGLELIGTETSLSGMRPEIAQTAVQLGIRFNEVKSFSSLSQALARVIN